TCATCGAGCGGCAGCGGGCGGCTCGCGTCGTTACGACGCCGAGTAGTGCGTATTGAAGACCGCGCGCAGCGTCGATTTGTCGGTCGCGAAGTCGCCCCACAGCGGCCCGTCGTTCTGCGCGAACGCAAACGGTGCCGTATCGATCGACGCGAGGCGGAAGCGCCACTGCGCCGCTTCCTGGCGGAACGCGGTGAGCTGCATGTCGGACAGCGCCGTCTGCGCGCTGGCGAGCGTGACGAGCGGATCGACCGGATCGTTCGCGACGCGCACTTCGAAATGCAGGTGCGGGCCCGTTGCGGCGCCCGTCATCCCGACCGAGCCGATACGCTGGCCCTGCTTCACGGTTTCGCCCGTCTTGAGCCCGCGCGCGAATGCGGACAGGTGCGCGTAGTAGGTCGAGTAGCCGTCCGCGTGATCGACGATCACGTAGCGGCCGTAGCCGCCCGGATCGGTGCCGACGAACGACACGACGCCGTCGGCCGCTGCGTCGACGGGCGTGCCGCTCGGCGCGGCGAGATCGACGCCCGTATGGAACGCCATCGCCTGCGACAGCGGATGGATGCGCTCGCCGAAGAACGAGCTGATGCGCGTCCACTTGACCGGCATCGTGAACGCGGCGGCTTCGAGCGGCGAACCGTCGAGCGTGTAGTACGCACCGTGTTCGGCGCCCGGCGCGCGGAACCAGATCGCACCGAACGTGCGGCCGGCGACGCGCAACTCGAGCGCGGTGAGGCGCGGCGTGCCGTCGTTGGTATCGAATGCGACGCGGTAATAGTCGCCGCGCTGCGCACTCGCGCGCATCGCGACCTTGCCGCTGACGAGATCGCCGAACTGGATGCGCACTTCGGGCGGCACGTCGAGACGGTTCAGCGTATCGGACAGCGTGAGCTCGATGTCGCCCGCGCGCATCCCGTGCTGGTTTTCGGGCGACGCGAACTGGAACAGGCTCGTATAGCCGAGCATGTCGTTGCGGTGCGCGCTGAGCGGCGCGAACAGGCCCGGCTGCACGTTGCGGTCGTTGCGTTCATTGCGCTCGCCGATCGTGCGGGCGAGCTCGTTCGTCACGAAATGCTGCGCGGTGGGAAACGGCGTGTCGGACAGCACGCGCTGCGGCAGCGCGGCCGTGCCCGAGTCGACGGCGCCCGGCAGTTGCGACACGGCTGGCAGCGCGGCGGCGAGGCCGAGTGCGGCGAGGGCGCCGAGCACGGCGGCCGGCACGAGCGCGCGCACGACGCGCTGCGCGCGGCCGGGCGCGACAGCATCAGGGGTTACGGCAGGCTTGACCAAGGTGTCCACATCCAGGAAGGCGGTTCAAAGGGGTGTGGGCAGGGGCCGCCGGCGGCACATCCGTCGGCGACGGGGCGGGTGGCGGGCGTGCAACAAAACAGGCCCCGCCAGGGGCCTGTATCGTTCCCGTTCGACCCAACGCGCGGGGCGGCCCGCTTCGAACGGCGGCGTGCATGCCGGGTCGAACCCGGTTATCACGAAGACGCTAAAGAAAGATGACAGCGTCAGTCTACCGATGTTCCGCAAAATGTTAAAAATTTTAAAGGGGGTCGGCTCATTCGTTTCGCAGTGCGGTAAATCGGGTTAAATCAGCATTTATTACGACAATTCACGTCAGCCCGGCAATTTGTGCGCGGCCATGCAGCGCGGCGGACGTTCGGATGGCGTCGAAGCCGGCGTCGAGCATCGCTTCGGCGTCGTTCCACAGGTTGCCGCGCAGCCGGTTGGTCCAGATCATCGACGCGAAC
The nucleotide sequence above comes from Burkholderia pyrrocinia. Encoded proteins:
- a CDS encoding M23 family metallopeptidase, which encodes MVKPAVTPDAVAPGRAQRVVRALVPAAVLGALAALGLAAALPAVSQLPGAVDSGTAALPQRVLSDTPFPTAQHFVTNELARTIGERNERNDRNVQPGLFAPLSAHRNDMLGYTSLFQFASPENQHGMRAGDIELTLSDTLNRLDVPPEVRIQFGDLVSGKVAMRASAQRGDYYRVAFDTNDGTPRLTALELRVAGRTFGAIWFRAPGAEHGAYYTLDGSPLEAAAFTMPVKWTRISSFFGERIHPLSQAMAFHTGVDLAAPSGTPVDAAADGVVSFVGTDPGGYGRYVIVDHADGYSTYYAHLSAFARGLKTGETVKQGQRIGSVGMTGAATGPHLHFEVRVANDPVDPLVTLASAQTALSDMQLTAFRQEAAQWRFRLASIDTAPFAFAQNDGPLWGDFATDKSTLRAVFNTHYSAS